The segment TGCCGCTGCGGCTCCTGCCATTTTCACAAACTTGCGCCTTACAATATCTTGCATAGCCTATACCTCTCTTTCTTAAATATTATACAGTTCTTTACTATTATAAAACAATTCAGTTAATAAAATATTTTTGCGCTTCGGCCTTATCCTCAAACGGCGTGGCTATAAATTTTTCATTTTCGATGATGACTTCGTAGCTTGTGCCTGGTTGAAATTTCATATAAGTTAGCGCGAATTTCGCCGCTAACTCCATATCATCGCGACTAGCACCACGCGAAATGAGCGAGTATGCACCTACGAGCGGTTCGGTAAATTTAATGCGCACAAATTTTGGATTTTGGATATTTCTTAGGCGCGCATTATCTTCCTCGTTGCGTCCGATTATCATTTTTGCGCCACCGTTTAGGCGCAAATGACGGCCGAATTTTAAAATTTCAGCGTCCTGCGGGGTCTGCAATTTTTCAAATTTCATCATATCTTTGATTTTATCGGCGTAGCTTTGGATTGTAAGCAAACACCCGCCAGCTGGCGTTTCGTAATCATCAAAGCCAAATTCCCCCGCTAACTCCATTTGGCGCGTTCGTCCCCTGCCGCTGATATCTAGCAGTTTTTCGCGATCGACCCAGCCGTTGATTTCAGGCGCGCTTGGTGCCATTAGTTTCGCGCTTAGTGGGCGCAAGATTAGGTTATTTTCATCGCTACTTAGTTTGCGCACCTGCGCCATTGCAGCGGCCCTTTGGCTCATCGGGCGCTGTCCTAGCACCTCGCCAGAAATCACAAAACTAGCCCCAAGTGCTTCTAGCATAGAAAGCGCGGTTTTAAACATATACCCGTGGCAGTCTATGCAGGGGTTAAACTGCTTGCCATAGCCGTATTTTGGGCTAAAAAGCACATTTTGCAAATACTCATCTCTGATATCCACGCGCAAAAATTCAGCCCCAGCCATGCGCGCTCGCTCGCTCATAATCTCGCTTTTATCATCTTTACCACCAAAGCCAATATCCATATAAAGTGCCGTAACGCCGATATTTTGCATAGTTATTAATTTTATGGCTAGCATCGAATCTAGCCCACCGCTAAAAAGTGCGAGTGCCTTCATTTTTTTCCTTTTAATTCGTTTATTTTTTTTTGATATTCGAGGATTTTATCGAGCCTGTCAGGGTCGTTTGAAACAAGCAATTTTTGCATTTGCTCCTCTAAAACCCTGCGACGAAGAAGCATGCAGGCCTTGATAAAATTCGTCTCGTTTGTAATGGCTAAAATTTTATTATCCAAGGCAAGCGCGCGCAGACTTTGCTCGTCATCTTCGCTTTTTTGCGCTGATATCAGGGCTTCATAGACTCTGCCATGCATACGGAAATCCTGCACGCTAAGGCAGTTTAGGCCGTTTGCCATGAAATTTTCGTTTAAAAGCATGGATTTTATGACTTGAAGCTCGGTTATGTCTTTTAAATTTGAGCTTTCTGGTTTTGGCGCGTTTTCTTGCGGTTTTAAATTTTGCTTTGGCGCGAAATTTGCGCTCGCACCCGAATTTGAACTTAGCGAAAACGCACTAGGCGAAACATCTAAAATTTGCGCTACCAAACTCGTATATGACTGCGCTACCACGGGATTTAGCGCGTTAGTAAATTCTTTGATTTCATTTAGAGCTTGTTCTTTTTGCACAGGGCGGGTTAGGTCGTATTTTTTGGCGATTTGCCTAATCAAAAACTCTCCGCCCTCCATGCCATTAGCGTAAATTTGGGCTAGTTCGCGCACTTTGCCAGCTTGCACCATATCGGCTGGATCTGCGCCACCGCCTATGATAACCACGCTATTATCAATCCCGTTTGCGCATAAGAGTCTAGCACTTTTTATCGCAGCGTTGATTCCTGCGCTATCTCCGTCGAAGCTTAAAATCACGCGCAAATCCCCGCGTTTAATCAGTGGCAAATGTAGTGGCGTCAAAGCTGTGCCGAGCACGGCTACTGCGTTGTCGATACCTGCTTGATGAAGCATTAT is part of the Campylobacter sp. VBCF_01 NA2 genome and harbors:
- a CDS encoding argininosuccinate synthase domain-containing protein; amino-acid sequence: MKALALFSGGLDSMLAIKLITMQNIGVTALYMDIGFGGKDDKSEIMSERARMAGAEFLRVDIRDEYLQNVLFSPKYGYGKQFNPCIDCHGYMFKTALSMLEALGASFVISGEVLGQRPMSQRAAAMAQVRKLSSDENNLILRPLSAKLMAPSAPEINGWVDREKLLDISGRGRTRQMELAGEFGFDDYETPAGGCLLTIQSYADKIKDMMKFEKLQTPQDAEILKFGRHLRLNGGAKMIIGRNEEDNARLRNIQNPKFVRIKFTEPLVGAYSLISRGASRDDMELAAKFALTYMKFQPGTSYEVIIENEKFIATPFEDKAEAQKYFIN
- the dnaG gene encoding DNA primase translates to MIKNESIERLLAVADIVDVVERYVPLKRSGSNFVGICPFHDDSHPSMSVSSRLGIFHCFSCKAGGNAIKFVQDYEKLNFKEAVEKLASMYGFELEYTNERNFQREDKKILEILNAFYQSQLYNNPSAVEYLHSRGLSDETIQKFGLGWAGPSAQTIRVLQNEQIEARDAFNVGAIKQNERGSYASFIERITFPIHNHTGKIVGFGGRTISGNPAKYVNSPQCAVFDKSRIFYAYNLAKKSAYDKKTLIITEGYMDVIMLHQAGIDNAVAVLGTALTPLHLPLIKRGDLRVILSFDGDSAGINAAIKSARLLCANGIDNSVVIIGGGADPADMVQAGKVRELAQIYANGMEGGEFLIRQIAKKYDLTRPVQKEQALNEIKEFTNALNPVVAQSYTSLVAQILDVSPSAFSLSSNSGASANFAPKQNLKPQENAPKPESSNLKDITELQVIKSMLLNENFMANGLNCLSVQDFRMHGRVYEALISAQKSEDDEQSLRALALDNKILAITNETNFIKACMLLRRRVLEEQMQKLLVSNDPDRLDKILEYQKKINELKGKK